The following proteins are co-located in the Myroides profundi genome:
- a CDS encoding P-loop NTPase fold protein, whose product MEVKNNENKEEEKNYGFNFLTNQPLGEDLFENRSQEKIATVISDKIICNSDFKIIGIDGEWGAGKSNLVRLLEKKLEKTHKFFVYDVWGHQEDDQRHSILAEITDFIIQKQLVNDQYNWDDKLLKLISKQKNTTTTNIPHLSIGFIISLLLIIYVPTVNTFAKDLPILWKMIIVLLPIIILFCLFIYLLLLYREK is encoded by the coding sequence ATGGAAGTAAAAAATAATGAAAACAAAGAAGAAGAAAAAAATTATGGATTTAATTTTTTAACAAATCAACCTTTAGGAGAAGACCTATTTGAAAATAGGTCTCAAGAGAAGATAGCGACTGTAATAAGTGATAAAATAATATGTAACTCAGACTTTAAAATTATAGGGATTGATGGAGAATGGGGGGCTGGTAAGAGTAATTTAGTTAGGTTGCTAGAAAAAAAACTTGAAAAAACACATAAGTTTTTTGTGTATGATGTATGGGGACACCAAGAAGATGATCAAAGGCACTCAATATTAGCTGAGATAACTGATTTTATTATACAAAAGCAATTAGTGAATGATCAGTATAATTGGGATGATAAATTATTAAAGCTTATAAGTAAACAAAAAAATACTACTACGACTAATATTCCACATCTTAGTATTGGTTTTATTATTTCTTTATTATTAATAATATATGTACCTACAGTAAATACCTTTGCAAAAGATTTACCAATTTTATGGAAAATGATAATTGTTCTTTTACCAATTATTATTCTTTTCTGTTTATTTATTTATTTATTACTGCTATACAGAGAGAAATAA
- a CDS encoding P-loop NTPase fold protein: protein MYKRLNKWNKLKTVSLLATQQLFKVYTNNKVDETKVEIVSEKEPTVKEFRAWMKDIDNDLKTNVVIVFDNFDRLPKKHILNVWSSIHIFFAEEPYSRIKVIIPFDRSHVQYAFDELNNKGGNKVVKFGDDYVNKTFDIVFRITLPIMSDWKKFFQERWAEAFDSYEEEELRLVIQVYEFLNRRITPREIISFINEIITIKLLDNNFRERYIAIFVLRKDEILDNPLQAVTELKEILGGLTSFYSNDAEYAKQLTAIVYHIEVESALELIYRQELKDSMIKKDIERFNSICKADFIDSQFISVISEIEVFENPILTLDAMREESKVSKQFREQAWEMLYNKVFASFIVMDKLEIDDWQKALLKSNNDNRYLDAILKSSFKLVNEDTIYEYLDLINDLEMLIDVGRVKNGIVGGEVSASIYMKLLDYVGKEYVKFKIYTSEILLDKYLSEQTIDIILKFKNTKYLSKEYDFKKYRGNLKANVESNAKNNNIDNVDKLLVKLKEIRFKKTKLNALFSDSQIYTLYTNNSVSELPIITDLIAIRIVRGSEYNSSYKGYFTNVLNTEDEKRAKEIGNTILNYIDYDELLLLSNYYKNSLLFKQIIKTMFSNGKLDKRVNIIKLMEKYSEIKSGLGVENNELLVELSKWSIDQDNFNLNNLEDVLIEDCFKYQDLNISKVIRFAFNNDFKEYSEEAYNIIFKNEDKDCLFKYFVFLDNSSLTKTSLNVFGKLFLEKLRAETLDEKWWKVLNVYESNNDVLSVSNTLKDIRACFLNSQVSLNLEIAKKIIPLLIKYDLLIGQSDIFRLILKNEFLNDDEFIKLIKNNHEKVKTLYQSALSDDKVGFRNTINEKRDSNSLIEEIAKLIDIRKGKVNKTKKDE, encoded by the coding sequence ATGTATAAGCGTTTAAATAAATGGAATAAACTTAAAACTGTTAGTCTTTTAGCTACTCAACAATTGTTTAAAGTTTATACAAATAATAAAGTAGACGAAACAAAAGTTGAAATAGTAAGCGAAAAAGAACCTACAGTAAAAGAGTTTCGTGCTTGGATGAAGGACATTGATAATGATCTAAAAACTAATGTAGTTATTGTTTTTGATAACTTTGATAGACTTCCGAAAAAACATATTTTGAATGTATGGTCTTCTATTCATATCTTCTTTGCTGAAGAACCATATTCTAGGATTAAAGTGATTATTCCTTTTGATAGGAGTCATGTACAATATGCTTTTGATGAGTTGAATAATAAAGGGGGGAATAAAGTAGTTAAATTCGGAGATGATTATGTAAATAAAACATTTGATATTGTTTTTAGGATAACATTACCGATAATGTCTGATTGGAAAAAGTTTTTTCAAGAACGATGGGCAGAAGCCTTTGATAGTTATGAAGAGGAAGAACTTAGATTAGTAATTCAAGTATATGAGTTTTTAAATCGAAGAATAACACCAAGAGAGATTATATCATTTATTAATGAAATAATAACAATTAAACTTTTAGATAACAATTTTAGAGAAAGATATATTGCAATTTTCGTATTAAGAAAAGATGAAATACTTGACAATCCTTTACAAGCTGTTACAGAATTAAAAGAAATACTTGGTGGATTAACCTCTTTCTATAGTAATGATGCTGAGTATGCTAAGCAATTGACTGCGATAGTTTATCATATTGAAGTTGAAAGTGCTTTAGAGTTAATTTATAGGCAGGAGCTAAAAGATTCTATGATTAAAAAAGATATAGAACGATTTAATTCTATATGTAAGGCTGATTTTATTGATTCACAGTTTATTTCAGTAATATCTGAAATTGAAGTTTTTGAAAATCCGATTCTTACATTAGATGCGATGCGTGAAGAATCTAAGGTCTCTAAACAATTCAGAGAACAGGCATGGGAAATGCTTTATAATAAAGTATTTGCTTCCTTTATTGTAATGGATAAATTGGAAATTGATGATTGGCAAAAAGCTTTGTTAAAAAGTAATAATGATAATCGATATTTAGATGCTATTTTGAAAAGTTCTTTTAAATTAGTTAATGAGGATACTATTTATGAATATCTTGACTTAATTAACGATTTAGAAATGTTAATTGATGTTGGTAGAGTTAAGAATGGAATAGTGGGAGGAGAAGTTTCTGCAAGTATATATATGAAATTGCTTGACTATGTAGGGAAAGAATATGTTAAATTTAAAATATATACAAGTGAGATTTTATTAGATAAATATTTATCTGAGCAAACCATAGATATTATTCTGAAATTTAAAAACACAAAATATCTGTCTAAAGAGTATGATTTTAAGAAATATAGAGGGAATTTAAAAGCTAATGTAGAGAGCAATGCTAAAAATAATAATATTGATAATGTTGATAAGTTATTAGTTAAGTTAAAAGAGATAAGGTTTAAAAAAACAAAGTTAAATGCTTTATTTTCAGATAGTCAAATTTACACATTATATACTAATAATTCAGTGTCAGAATTACCTATTATAACTGACTTAATCGCTATTCGAATAGTAAGAGGAAGTGAATATAATTCTTCTTATAAGGGATATTTCACGAATGTGCTAAATACAGAAGATGAAAAAAGAGCAAAAGAAATTGGGAATACAATCTTAAATTATATTGACTATGATGAGTTATTGTTACTATCAAATTACTATAAGAATAGTTTACTATTTAAGCAAATAATAAAGACAATGTTTTCTAACGGAAAATTGGACAAAAGAGTAAATATTATAAAACTTATGGAGAAGTATTCTGAAATAAAAAGTGGCTTGGGTGTAGAAAATAATGAATTATTAGTGGAGTTAAGTAAATGGAGTATAGATCAAGATAACTTTAATTTAAATAATTTGGAAGATGTTTTGATAGAGGATTGTTTTAAGTATCAGGATTTGAACATTTCAAAAGTAATTAGGTTTGCCTTTAATAATGATTTTAAGGAGTATTCAGAAGAAGCATATAATATAATATTTAAAAATGAGGATAAAGATTGTCTTTTTAAATATTTTGTATTCTTAGATAATTCTTCACTTACAAAAACATCTTTAAATGTATTTGGAAAGTTGTTTTTAGAGAAGTTAAGAGCGGAAACCTTAGATGAGAAATGGTGGAAGGTCCTTAATGTTTATGAATCTAATAATGACGTATTGTCTGTTTCTAATACTTTAAAAGATATTAGAGCTTGCTTTTTAAATTCACAAGTAAGTTTAAATTTAGAAATAGCAAAAAAGATTATTCCACTTTTAATAAAATATGATTTGCTAATAGGGCAATCAGATATTTTTAGGTTAATATTAAAGAATGAGTTTTTAAATGATGATGAATTTATAAAACTTATTAAAAATAACCATGAAAAAGTTAAGACTCTTTATCAATCTGCTCTTTCAGATGATAAAGTAGGCTTTAGAAATACAATTAATGAAAAACGTGACTCAAATTCTTTAATAGAAGAGATAGCAAAACTAATCGATATTAGAAAAGGAAAAGTTAATAAAACTAAAAAAGATGAATAG
- the dinD gene encoding DNA damage-inducible protein D — MGCRCRLPHKIACENSGQDITDHFEDILDMIAIGKTAHREVDSVKMSRYACYLVVQNADPSKEIVAQGQTYFAVQTRIQEIRQMDEYANLSTEDERRLFLRNELAKHNTQLAAAAKDARVIKPIDYAIFQNHGYKGLYGGLDAKGIHQKKGLSKSQQILDHMGSTELAANLFRATQTEDKLRRENIQGKAKANETHYEVGAKVRKTIEELGGMMPEDLPTVESVKKIEKQQTKMLNKKKDNDE, encoded by the coding sequence TTGGGATGTAGGTGTAGGCTTCCCCATAAGATAGCTTGTGAAAATAGTGGACAAGATATTACTGATCATTTCGAGGATATCCTCGATATGATAGCAATTGGTAAAACAGCTCATCGTGAGGTAGATAGTGTGAAAATGTCACGTTATGCTTGTTATCTTGTGGTTCAAAATGCAGATCCTTCTAAAGAAATTGTTGCACAAGGACAGACGTATTTTGCAGTTCAGACGCGTATACAAGAAATACGCCAGATGGATGAATATGCTAATTTGTCTACTGAGGATGAACGACGCTTGTTTCTAAGAAATGAGTTAGCTAAACACAATACTCAACTTGCTGCTGCAGCAAAAGATGCGAGAGTGATTAAGCCAATAGATTATGCTATTTTTCAAAACCACGGATATAAAGGTTTATACGGAGGTTTAGATGCTAAGGGGATTCACCAAAAAAAAGGATTAAGTAAGAGCCAACAGATATTAGATCATATGGGCAGTACGGAGTTAGCGGCTAATTTGTTCCGTGCAACACAGACTGAGGATAAACTGCGCAGAGAGAATATTCAAGGTAAAGCAAAAGCGAATGAAACACATTATGAAGTTGGCGCTAAGGTGCGAAAGACAATTGAAGAATTAGGAGGTATGATGCCAGAAGATTTGCCTACTGTAGAGAGTGTAAAGAAAATCGAGAAACAACAAACTAAGATGTTAAATAAGAAGAAGGATAATGATGAATAA